In Rutidosis leptorrhynchoides isolate AG116_Rl617_1_P2 chromosome 2, CSIRO_AGI_Rlap_v1, whole genome shotgun sequence, one genomic interval encodes:
- the LOC139893077 gene encoding bifunctional aspartate aminotransferase and glutamate/aspartate-prephenate aminotransferase-like, whose protein sequence is MSAQIYSTISSTSSSSFNHQSAGFAFDSSLKSTVTTALSFSSKLNTNLSIKSLETRRHNKSSTICSAVILENNFDQMELDTTLSPRVNSVKPSKTVAITDLATALVESGVPVIRLAAGEPDFDTPSVIAEAGINAIREGYTRYTPNAGTLELRTAICNKLKDENDLLYTPEQIVVSNGAKQSILQAILAVCSPGDEVMIPAPFWVSYPEMARLADATPVILPASISENFLLDPKLLESKLTEKSRLLILCSPSNPTGSVYPKELLEEIARVVAKHPRLLVLSDEIYEHIIYAPAVHTSFASLPGMWERTLTVNGFSKAFAMTGWRLGYIAGPKHFIAACNKIQSQSTSGASSIAQKAAVAALAMGYAGGEAVSHMVKAFRERRDFLVSAFGELDGVKISEPQGAFYLFLDFSYYYGVEVDGFGLINDSESLCRYLLEQGQVALVPGDAFGDDTCIRISYAASLNTLQAAFERIKKAVIALKPPVSV, encoded by the exons ATGTCTGCTCAAATTTATTCTACCATTTCTTCCACTTCATCATCCTCATTCAATCATCAATCTGCAGGTTTTGCTTTTGATTCTTCACTCAAATCAACAGTAACAACGGCACTCTCTTTTTCTTCCAAGTTGAACACCAATTTGTCAATCAA ATCTTTGGAGACTAGAAGACATAATAAGTCCTCTACAATTTGTTCAGCAGTTATATTAGAAAACAACTTTGACCAAATGGAACTTGATACCACTTTGAGCCCTAGAGTCAATTCCGTAAAGCCTTCGAAAACTGTCGCTATAACCGATCTAGCAACTGCCCTTGTAGAATCAGGTGTTCCCGTAATCCGTTTAGCTGCCGGAGAACCCGATTTTGACACACCGTCTGTTATTGCCGAAGCTGGAATAAACGCAATTCGTGAAGGTTATACACGGTACACTCCTAATGCCGGTACCCTTGAACTACGAACGGCAATATGTAACAAACTAAAAG ACGAGAATGATCTTTTATACACACCTGAGCAGATTGTGGTCAGTAACGGGGCGAAACAGAGTATATTACAAGCGATTCTTGCCGTTTGTTCCCCAGGAGACGAG GTTATGATTCCAGCTCCGTTTTGGGTGAGTTATCCTGAAATGGCGAGGTTGGCTGATGCGACACCTGTGATTCTTCCTGCGAGCATCTCGGAAAATTTTCTGTTAGATCCGAAGCTTCTTGAATCTAAGCTTACTGAAAAGTCTCGTCTTCTAATTCTTTGTTCTCCGTCTAACCCAACGGGCTCGGTTTATCCTAAAGAATTGCTTGAAGAGATTGCTCGAGTTGTTGCAAAGCATCCTAGACTCTTG GTTCTCTCTGACGAAATATACGAGCACATAATATATGCTCCAGCTGTCCACACAAGCTTTGCATCTTTGCCTGGCATGTGGGAACGTACACTAACAGTCAACGGGTTCTCTAAG GCTTTTGCAATGACTGGTTGGAGACTTGGATATATTGCTGGTCCTAAACACTTCATTGCTGCCTGTAACAAAATTCAAAGTCAG tcTACTTCAGGTGCGAGTAGTATAGCTCAGAAGGCTGCAGTTGCTGCTTTAGCAATGGGATACGCAGGTGGAGAAGCTGTATCACATATGGTCAAAGCCTTTCGTGAACGACGCGATTTTTTGGTCTCGGCTTTTGGGGAATTAGACGGTGTCAAAATATCTGAACCTCAG GGTGCTTTTTACCTATTTCTTGATTTCAGCTATTACTATGGTGTGGAGGTTGATGGGTTTGGTTTGATTAATGATTCAGAGTCTTTGTGCCGGTATTTGTTAGAACAGGGTCAG GTTGCCCTTGTACCCGGAGATGCATTTGGAGATGATACGTGCATCAGGATATCGTATGCAGCATCCCTCAACACGTTACAGGCCGCTTTTGAGAGGATTAAGAAAGCTGTTATTGCTCTCAAGCCCCCAGTATCTGTTTAA